ACGGCCTCCTCGGTGGCCTCCCAACGGTGCACGGCGTACCGCCAGAACGGCACGATGGCGAGGTAGGCCACGCCCACGCCCGCCACCGCGATCAGGATGGGCAGGATCCAGGGTCGGGCGGGTTCGGCCAACACGTAGCCGGTGGTGAGCCCGCCGACGAGGACGGCGATCGCGATCAGCGCGCGCAGGGCCCACCACCCGATCGCTCGTCGCTCGATTCGATGTCGGGGCGGCTGCAGCCATAAGGGCTCGGCAGGCGGGTCCAGGGTCTGGGTCGTCATCTCATCTCTTCCAGTGCTCGAAAGTTCAGCCAC
This Actinoalloteichus hymeniacidonis DNA region includes the following protein-coding sequences:
- a CDS encoding PH domain-containing protein, with protein sequence MTTQTLDPPAEPLWLQPPRHRIERRAIGWWALRALIAIAVLVGGLTTGYVLAEPARPWILPILIAVAGVGVAYLAIVPFWRYAVHRWEATEEAVYVRTGWFVREWRVAPISRVQTVDTVRGPLQQAFGLATVTVTTASAHGAMYLVGLDHRVAADLAKDLTRITQATPGDAT